GTCTTATATTTAACACTTAATTTAGCGATTACGCAAATGAATGATTTTTCTAAATATTTTATTCTAACTTTATCCGGAAATATTTGTTATACGTATAACTTGGAGAATGACTACTTGAAATTTAATGACGTATACAACAAACACCAGAAAATCATACACTATCTTTTAAAAAAATATAATATTAGCTATAATTATGATGAGTATTATCAACTACTCTTGATAAAAATGTGGCAATTGAGTCAGATATATAAACCCTCAAGCAAGCAATCTTTATCCTCTTTTTTATTCACTCGATTAAATTTTTACCTTATCGATTTATTCAGACAACAAAATCAATTAAAAGATGTCATTTTATGTGAGAATAATTCACCAACATTAACTGAACAACCAACATACTTTAATGAACATGACCTTCGTTTACAAGATATCTTCAAGCTTTTAAATCAAAGAGAAAGACTATGGCTCAAACTATACCTTGAAGGATACAAGCAATTTGAAATTGCTGAAATCATGTCATTATCGCTTTCAACGATTAAATTAATTAAGATGTCCGTTAAGCGTAAATGCCAACATAATTTTAATTAGTTTATTGTGAAATTTCGGTCGATGTGTTAATGATGTTGAAACACCCTAACATCTTCATATAAATTTATTTTAACCATTAAATTAACAACTTATTAAACGAGGAGTACTATATTTGCAAGACAATTCTACTAAATATCTACTTTATATCCAAACTGCTACTTCAAACCATCTCGAAACAAATTGTGTCTTTTTACATTGCGATTACATTCTTAAAGTTCCAATTAACAAACTCGTTTCATATTATGCGAAATTGCATTTATCATCACAAAGTGTGCTAATTGAGACTGCAAAAAACATACTAAATATTAATAAACTGGTTCCTATTTACATCAACCCAAAAACTATACTTTTTCCGTTAAAACATAAACGTGCACCGATACAAATTTATATCAATGCACATTATATTGTTGGTATGACTGCCATAGAGAATTCAACATTAATACATTTTCAAGAAGGCATTCAGCTAGAAGTTGATGAGCCATTTTCTCTAGTTTCAAAAAAATGTCATGAAAGTTTAGCTTTGAAGCACTTCATTGAAAATACTATTTCGAATTAAATTTAATTTCTAAAAGTTTCTTAGTAAAGTATGATGTCACAATTTTTATAAAATATATGCTAGCAAACATTAATAAAATCGCTCCAATAATTGTTAAAATAACAACAGTTGTAGATAAATCTACCTTAGGACTAACGAAAAATTGTACGCCAGATAGACTTGTAATTAGCCCAAATAAAAACAAACCTAATAAAGCAACATAAGCAAACATCATCACTACTAATGTAACAAACATACTATAACTTTTTGTTTCTTTATTTCGAAATACATTTTGTCTTAAGTAAGCATTAGCAAAGGTAACAGGCTTATTTAAGTTAACGCTGTCATCATCAGATATAGAAGACAATCGTTGATCTAATGCTTGTTTCTCCTTCTTGTTCAAAAACCATAATTGCTTTTTAACTTTTTTATCAAATGATGCTTTATTCATAATTAAGGATTTCTCTCCTTTATAATATTGACGTAATTTTAAACATTAGCGTCAATTGAAAGTGTATTTTATATATTTTACAGAAATATATGTATCAAATCTACAAAAATCCATATTACAATTTCATTTATGGTGATTTGACGCTAAAATACAGTCTGCTAATTTTTCAAACTAATGCTTTTTAGGTAGGTACAATGATAAATTTTAATCGTAAATATGTTTCATATATTATGAATCTAGCCTTAATCATATTGCATTCAAAATAATTTTAAAAAATGAAAAGAAAGGATTTAGCATGCAAAAATTCAAAGACTTTTTTTACGATGATTTATCGGTTACACGAGGAAATTATTTTTTAACTTTAATGGCAGCATTTTTTATTACTATCATTTTATTTATCGGCATAGTTGTCAGTGAAGTACATTTACTTTATAGCATGCTAATTGTATTAGTAGGTTTAATTCTATTGAGGCTATTCAAAATCAATTTATTCTCTTTTAAAAAATTAACATTGTCTCAAGTTATTTATATTATAGGCGGTGCACTATTAATTTATGGGTTAGATAATCTTTATTTATATTTTCATGACGTACCGGCAAATGAACAACAATTAGAGCAAGCAATACGAAATACACCATTCTATATTTCTATTTTCACTGTTACCATCATCCCCGCTATTGTGGAAGAAATTGTTTTTCGCGGTATGATAATAAGGGTTATCTTCAGAAAACACTTGTTTTTAGGGTTAATTGTGTCTAGTTTAGTTTTTGCATCATTACACGAATCTGACACTTGGATTGGTTATTTACCTTACTTATATTCTGGTTTGATTTTTGGCCTAATTTATATAAAAACAAAACGATTAGAAGTTGTAATATTCATGCACTTCTTAAATAACTTGTTAGCTCTGCTCTTTATAATATGGAGATAATTTTGAGATAACCTTTCATATTATTTTCAAATTATCTATCTGATATTTATTTTATTGAACTTGAGTCACCACTTAAACTCAAAAATACGTGTCATCAAGTGCAAAATAATTTAGAACTAATACAAACATAAAAACTTTTACTTTACGCTTAAAATCAAAAGTCACATACCTAGATATAAGTACAACTTGTATATTTTGTACTCTAATAGGTATGTGGCTTAAATAATATTTAATTCTTGAGTTGCATATAGTAACTGTTTTTATTCATTTTCTAAAATATGCAAGACTAATTTCCTTTTCTACTCCTGTTGAATCAATTTAGACTTTTTTATAACTCGAGCTTTTACTTAGCTGAATTTTGACTTCTTCTTCATTAATAACTATGATGGAAAAACCCCCATAAGCACAATGCCTATGAGGGTTTAAATATATTTATATATTATAGAATAGAAAGACCTGAAGATTGAATATCTTTCGCAAAGCCTTTAACTGTATCTACTGATAATTCGTTAATATCGCGACCTAAGTTTGTATTCACTTTTTTCACAACATCTGCTGGGCATGTAATAATATCTGCACCAATTTCATCAGCTTGAATCACATTGAATAATTCGCGGCAACTTGCCCATAATAATTTAACGCCGTCTTTACTATGCGTAACTTTTACAGCCTCTTTCATTAATGGTAATGGATCTACGCCTGTATCTGCAATACGTCCTGCAAATACTGAAACATATGTTGGCACACCTTCAGTTACTGCTTCAGTTATTTCTTTAACTTGTTCAATTGTGTAAACAGCCGTAACGTTTAATCTCACATTGTCAGCTGAAAGTTTTTTAATTAAAGGAATCGTTGATTCACCTTTTGTATTTACAATAGGAATTTTAACAAATACATTTTCGCCATATTGTTTTAAAATTGCTGCTTCTTTTTCCATAGTTTCTAAATCGTCTGCAAATACTTCAAATGAAATTGAAGCATCTGGAATTTCTTTCACAGCTTCTTCAGCAAAAGCTTTGTAATCTGTTACGCCCGCTTTAGCCATTAAACTAGGATTTGTTGTAAAACCATCCACTTGTTTGTTTTTATAAGCTGCTTTCATTTCTTCAATATCTGCACCGTCCGCAAATACTTCTACATTTAGTTTAGCCATATAATATAGCCTCCTTGATTCTTATTAAAATTTTAACAACATCTGCATGTCTTTTTCTTACAACCATTTGTAAAAAATGATTTTTATTTCTTTGTTATATAAAACATTTATATCACGCTTTTATAATATATAGCTAATTTTTTGCCTATATTTTTTAAAAATGACTTTAGCAAACATTGTGTCTACAAGTTAATAAAACTATTGTTTTATGATTGTTTA
The genomic region above belongs to Staphylococcus aureus and contains:
- the sigS gene encoding RNA polymerase sigma factor SigS, which codes for MKFNDVYNKHQKIIHYLLKKYNISYNYDEYYQLLLIKMWQLSQIYKPSSKQSLSSFLFTRLNFYLIDLFRQQNQLKDVILCENNSPTLTEQPTYFNEHDLRLQDIFKLLNQRERLWLKLYLEGYKQFEIAEIMSLSLSTIKLIKMSVKRKCQHNFN
- a CDS encoding competence protein ComK, producing the protein MQDNSTKYLLYIQTATSNHLETNCVFLHCDYILKVPINKLVSYYAKLHLSSQSVLIETAKNILNINKLVPIYINPKTILFPLKHKRAPIQIYINAHYIVGMTAIENSTLIHFQEGIQLEVDEPFSLVSKKCHESLALKHFIENTISN
- the sdpA gene encoding CPBP family intramembrane glutamic endopeptidase SdpA; its protein translation is MQKFKDFFYDDLSVTRGNYFLTLMAAFFITIILFIGIVVSEVHLLYSMLIVLVGLILLRLFKINLFSFKKLTLSQVIYIIGGALLIYGLDNLYLYFHDVPANEQQLEQAIRNTPFYISIFTVTIIPAIVEEIVFRGMIIRVIFRKHLFLGLIVSSLVFASLHESDTWIGYLPYLYSGLIFGLIYIKTKRLEVVIFMHFLNNLLALLFIIWR
- a CDS encoding transaldolase, coding for MAKLNVEVFADGADIEEMKAAYKNKQVDGFTTNPSLMAKAGVTDYKAFAEEAVKEIPDASISFEVFADDLETMEKEAAILKQYGENVFVKIPIVNTKGESTIPLIKKLSADNVRLNVTAVYTIEQVKEITEAVTEGVPTYVSVFAGRIADTGVDPLPLMKEAVKVTHSKDGVKLLWASCRELFNVIQADEIGADIITCPADVVKKVNTNLGRDINELSVDTVKGFAKDIQSSGLSIL